Part of the Pseudomonas lijiangensis genome is shown below.
AAAGAATGAACAGCGCCACTGTGCCCAGTGCGCCAGCGCCGATGGACGTCAAAGCCACCATGGTGCCCAGGATCAGCCCGGTCACCACCGTCAGAACGTTCAGTTTGGAGCCGCTGAAGAACGAAATCCCGTTGCCGCGACTGTGGGCAAAGGCCAGGAGTCTTTTCTTGAACAGTACGGCCAGGGCCGTCAGAAGAAGGACGATGCCAAGCGCCTGCTTGATGATTGCATTCAGGGCATCGGGCGCCGAGTCCAGAGTGCTCAGAAACCATAGGGTCATCAACACCGCTGGTACGCTGCCCAGGGTCAGCCAGCCGGTGATCTTCCAGTCGATGTTGTCGTTCTTTTTGTGAACCACCACGCCACCGGCCTTGGTGACCGCGGCATAGAGCAGGTCCGTGCCCACGGCAGTCGCCGGATTGATGCCGAACCAGAGCAGAATGGGCGTCATCAATGAACCCCCACCTACGCCCGTCATCCCGACAATGAAACCGACCACCAAACCCGCTACTA
Proteins encoded:
- a CDS encoding sulfite exporter TauE/SafE family protein, which codes for MDVGGLGFVVAGLVVGFIVGMTGVGGGSLMTPILLWFGINPATAVGTDLLYAAVTKAGGVVVHKKNDNIDWKITGWLTLGSVPAVLMTLWFLSTLDSAPDALNAIIKQALGIVLLLTALAVLFKKRLLAFAHSRGNGISFFSGSKLNVLTVVTGLILGTMVALTSIGAGALGTVALFILYPLLATRRLVGTEIAHAVPLTLVAGLGHASMGNMNWELLAWLLMGSLPGIYLGSHMAGRVSDELLRPFLAIMLGMIGFKLAF